A stretch of DNA from Cannabis sativa cultivar Pink pepper isolate KNU-18-1 chromosome X, ASM2916894v1, whole genome shotgun sequence:
ttttttaaaaaaaattatcccaAAGAAAAAAGGATAtacaataaatacatatattataattacctTTGTCTCTCCTACAAACTTGAAAATGAATTTCAACTTCATATATATAGTACAAAAGGTAAAATGCAAAGCCAAATAAGAGACATTACTTAATTTGTACATTTCACAGTAAATGTGTTTGTATGTCCTAAAGATCATATTTAGAACACcaattacaaataaatatttcattCTGTCTGCGAAAATTTAAGGGGAAAACTGATCTATTTTATCCTATACCTGAGGGAGGAATCAGATAGGCCTGTCATAACTCACTGTATTTCCAATGATTGTATAGCTAGTCTGGCAGCAACCCTAGAAACATTTTCTTTACTTAACTCTAGAGATTCATCTAGCCTGTTAATTGTGTCTTTAACCTCCATTGCTTGTAGCTTCTTACTCTGCAACTTTAGAAGTTCGGATTCAGTTGATCCTGTCAAAGCCCCGATCAGTtccaattttgtattttttgcaAAATGCTGATAATCATTAGTGTAATTAAAGAGAGACAAATGAATATCATTGATTCGAAAAGATTACACTGTACAATAAGCATGATCAAGCTTATATAGAGCTAGTTACACAATAACTGTTATGACAACCTGTCATAACCGAATTCCTTACTAACTCACTCAATGAAGGCTCACTTAACAAACTCTCAACTAACTAATCTTCACAAAGCCATACTTAATAACTTACGAAGCTAGAGCAGGAATCACTTACACTAGTATTTTAGCTCGACAGTAATGAGATGCGATTGTGACATTGTACTTTTACTAGTGACAAACTTAGAAAACCTGAATCAAAGATATCATTCCCGGTTGCCTATGATTATCAAACTGTTGACAATATGAACATTATAAAAATGGATGGAATTGTTCAGGATatttcagaaacaaaattttattGTACCTCTTGGAAAACCCCAAACAAACCATAAACTTATAACATCAATtgatttcatatttttgtaactaaaataatataaactatCCAAAATTTCAGTGCAACTATTAGACCATCAATAAGACTATCACTTGTGAGAAGTGATAACAAAATCGTGACAAAGTAATCAGATTCAGATTTATGTATCATAATTAAGAACCAGAGATAAAGGATAGAAAATTGCCTGTTACAGGTTGAAAACCAGCAAAAGACAAACGCTCAGACAATGATGGAATGAAAGCTTCATCACAATCTATAGATGGGGTCTTCTCAGCCCAGGCCAGTGAGTTTGCTGTGCGAGTCTGCAATGGTGCCTCCTTTGGTGCCTAATAACACCacatcaataaaaaaattattcatgtATGTGGTACTTTGGATGCAATAAATGATAGCTATACATAAATGAAGCAAGTAATGAAACCCCTAATCATACAGGAcaggaaaagaaaaagacaaATAATCTCAGCACCACATTTTCAAGAAAAGAGTAATGCACTTGTTGAACTTGTTCATGTGGTCTTTGTAGTTGTCATAATTCTTTGTTCAACCTAATGAGCAATCGCTTCTAAAGATCAATTAAaagtcatttaaaaaaaaagatcaatTAAAAGTTATAGAAATGTATCGTAAAGAATGTACAGATTATACAAACCTTTAAATATCACTAAGTTAATCATTAATGGAGGAAAATATTATTGTATCcttttttttactaagtaaatttttCTACTGTCTGCATTATTTTCTTAAGCAAAATGTGAAAGTGTATGGTTGAAGAAGTAGAAATAGGTGAGTGTATACTAAGGTGCATAGGGTtgcatctcaaaaccaattgggaaTGAGAGTAGTAGTCCATGCATCTTATGTATGGTATTTAATTTCCACACATTATTAATGTGAGACTCTCTAACAACATCATCTTAAAGGGAATGATCAGAAGAGGGAAGAAAGGGCTGATAAAAAATTTGCATCAGATCAGAAAATTAACAGGCTCCATTAGAAAGAGAAATAGACCTTCAATTTGATCTCTAAGCTGTTCAAACTATGAAGAGCCTCCTTCATCTCTGAAACTTTTGAGCTCAATCTGCTTAAACTCTCAGGATCACCATCCTTCTCTGGTATGACTACACCTTTCAAGAATGGAGCTGCCTGAACAATACAGCAATGactaagaaagaaaaagaaatatctAACTTAAAATTACCAGAATCTGAAAATATTTTCCTTTTACTTGCCTGTGCAAATTTCACAATTTTGATGCGACCAACTCCTCTTATAGAGACTAGTGCTCCAACATCTAATTTTTCGACCTGATGAACATGGATGCAAATTGAGTTACTAAAATATGACACGTTTATTTAATCTAAATCCTAGCAGCTTACATTTTCAATTAGAACCAGACAACCATATCTGGCTGCAAATGATGGTTCAGCCGACGCCTCATCAACCATGATGGGATCCAATATAAAATGCACAAAAAGCTTGGACTTTTTCATCAATGACTGCAGCAAATAAAAAATGTACTTAGTCATTTATAATTTATCAATGACTGCAgcaaataaaattatactttagaactttgaaatagatctTAGCTTGAGTTGAGAACACTAGAACTAATCTAGGTTTCTATCACGTTCTACTAAACATATGAAGGTAAGGAATTTATGAAAAACATTCACACATTTCAAGGAagtttatgaaaaaaattaaaacaagaaaattgaaagtgTTGGTCTGGTGTTCTTTTATCGTAAGTCGTTGATTGATTCACAACAAAGTGGTATCAGAGTCGAGTCCCAAAGTTAGCCATGTGAATAAATCCTCAGAATGTCAAACAAAGGTGATGAGCCTCGGTATACTTTTACTATGGATTCTGCGGATGTGCTCAGTTAGGCAGTGTGCTCACGTCGGAGTTGGGATAGTAATGAGGAAGAAACTCTCGAGGTAGTAGTGGGGCTCTATGTAAGGTGTGCGCCTCAACGCATTGGAGTATAGTACACTAGTGGGTAGAGAGTGGACAGATGGAAGATCGTTTGAGGTGAGGCAATGCGTTCTTGTATTTGAGGGGAGTAATGTTGGGTGTGCAACCAAAGTCCTACATTGGCTAGAAATGGGAAAGATCGTGAATATATAAGAATGGACACTATCTCCATTGGTATGAGGTCTTTTGGGAAGGTTCCCAAAAACAAAACCGTAAGAGCTTAGGTCCAAAGCGGACAATATCATACTAAAAGTGGAGAAGGATGGTGTCCAACGTTCCAACAGAAAGCATTTCAGACTCACCTTTTAAACA
This window harbors:
- the LOC115702330 gene encoding uncharacterized protein LOC115702330 isoform X3; this translates as MSNCVSFSPMSSSFLNLTFPFFSNNYPHFAQIQIQTRNHQPLLLRRRRFRGFGFLREAKSSSKRCRLAPAMASSMELPLLPFGLSEVLVPSESKTLHLYEARYLALLEESLMKKSKLFVHFILDPIMVDEASAEPSFAARYGCLVLIENVEKLDVGALVSIRGVGRIKIVKFAQATPFLKGVVIPEKDGDPESLSRLSSKVSEMKEALHSLNSLEIKLKAPKEAPLQTRTANSLAWAEKTPSIDCDEAFIPSLSERLSFAGFQPVTAFCKKYKIGTDRGFDRIN
- the LOC115702330 gene encoding uncharacterized protein LOC115702330 isoform X5, with translation MSNCVSFSPMSSSFLNLTFPFFSNNYPHFAQIQIQTRNHQPLLLRRRRFRGFGFLREAKSSSKRCRLAPAMASSMELPLLPFGLSEVLVPSESKTLHLYEARYLALLEESLMKKSKLFVHFILDPIMVDEASAEPSFAARYGCLVLIENVEKLDVGALVSIRGVGRIKIVKFAQATPFLKGVVIPEKDGDPESLSRLSSKVSEMKEALHSLNSLEIKLKAPKEAPLQTRTANSLAWAEKTPSIDCDEAFIPSLSERLSFAGFQPVTE
- the LOC115702330 gene encoding uncharacterized protein LOC115702330 isoform X2; translation: MSNCVSFSPMSSSFLNLTFPFFSNNYPHFAQIQIQTRNHQPLLLRRRRFRGFGFLREAKSSSKRCRLAPAMASSMELPLLPFGLSEVLVPSESKTLHLYEARYLALLEESLMKKSKLFVHFILDPIMVDEASAEPSFAARYGCLVLIENVEKLDVGALVSIRGVGRIKIVKFAQATPFLKGVVIPEKDGDPESLSRLSSKVSEMKEALHSLNSLEIKLKAPKEAPLQTRTANSLAWAEKTPSIDCDEAFIPSLSERLSFAGFQPVTGFLSLSLVKVQCHNRISLLSS
- the LOC115702330 gene encoding uncharacterized protein LOC115702330 isoform X1, whose protein sequence is MSNCVSFSPMSSSFLNLTFPFFSNNYPHFAQIQIQTRNHQPLLLRRRRFRGFGFLREAKSSSKRCRLAPAMASSMELPLLPFGLSEVLVPSESKTLHLYEARYLALLEESLMKKSKLFVHFILDPIMVDEASAEPSFAARYGCLVLIENVEKLDVGALVSIRGVGRIKIVKFAQATPFLKGVVIPEKDGDPESLSRLSSKVSEMKEALHSLNSLEIKLKAPKEAPLQTRTANSLAWAEKTPSIDCDEAFIPSLSERLSFAGFQPVTGSTESELLKLQSKKLQAMEVKDTINRLDESLELSKENVSRVAARLAIQSLEIQ
- the LOC115702330 gene encoding uncharacterized protein LOC115702330 isoform X4, with the translated sequence MSNCVSFSPMSSSFLNLTFPFFSNNYPHFAQIQIQTRNHQPLLLRRRRFRGFGFLREAKSSSKRCRLAPAMASSMELPLLPFGLSEVLVPSESKTLHLYEARYLALLEESLMKKSKLFVHFILDPIMVDEASAEPSFAARYGCLVLIENVEKLDVGALVSIRGVGRIKIVKFAQATPFLKGVVIPEKDGDPESLSRLSSKVSEMKEALHSLNSLEIKLKAPKEAPLQTRTANSLAWAEKTPSIDCDEAFIPSLSERLSFAGFQPVTV